A stretch of DNA from Chromatiales bacterium 21-64-14:
GTCGATCCGGCGCGCTACCATGCGCCCGATGGAGAGGGTAACGATCTTTTCGCGCAAGCCATTCGGACCCGTGGTCCCCGGGTCGCTCCCGCCGTGGCCCGGATCGATAACGATGATAACCGGCTTCGTGCGCAAGCGCGTGCGTATCTCCGGTGCCGTGGCACGATCCCACGCGGCGGCCGGGGCGCGCATCTGCGCGGTGACCGGATGCACAACAGGCGGCGGCGCTTCCCGGCCCAATTCAATCTCAAGGCGCCCGGGGCGGCCGTATCCAGCACGCGCCGTAAACCGAACCGGAACCATGCGCGTGAGATTGAACAAGAGCCGCAGGCCACCCGGGCCATAGCGCTCGACGTACACGGCGCGAACTAGGCCGGCGGAAACCGGATGTGCGACCATCTCAGGCGTCGTGTCGCGCAAATCCAGTACCAGCCGCGGCGGACGATCGGTGGTAAACCAGTGGTAGGTGGTGTGCCCGCGGACCGCGAGAATCGCGATCGTCGCACCGCGCCGGACCAGGAACGTCAAGGGACCAATGCGCGCGCCCGCCATCGCCGGCAGTGCCAGCATCCAGCCGAGCACGAGCCAGAGCCAAGCACCCGTGCGCAGTCCGGATCGCGGGACAACCCTCCGGCCGTATTCTTGGATTCCGCTACGATCGTGCACCGCTGTGGCACCCATCTCCACCCCCGTTGCCGGCTCGCCGGCCCAAACACGCGAACCGCGTATTGCTTCCGGATTCCGGTATAGCAGGCGCTAGAAACAATGCACAAGGCAGATAAAAGGATAAATGCGGTGAGCTTTAAAATACAAGTGTTTGTTTAATATATTTCATTCGGTCATTCCGAGGCGGTTTCCCGCGCTGGGCACAAGGCGCCCCAGGCGGTTAACGGGATGTACCACCCCGCTGCGGGTTGCCGCCGGCTGGTCCGCCGATACCGGCCGCGCCTGCGCGTACGCACTTGACGCCCCGGGCGTATTCCCCAACACTCGCTTCGCGCGCCAGGGTCTCGGCGGGGCAATTGTTGGAGCCCCATGCGCGGGCCTGGCCGGGCTCCGCCCCGGGTGGCTGATCGATCGCCGGTGGCGTCGGATCCGGGCCGTTACCCGGGATGAGAGAAGCCCATGAATCGTCTGTTGCTGCCTATTCGCTGGCTTGGGCGCTTTTTGCGCGGGCTACGCCGCGCCGTGCTTGACCTGCTAACGCTCACGGTGCTTGTGATCGGGGCCATCGCCGTGTTCGTCGCACTGCATCGTCCCGGGGTCCCCGGCGCGGCGGTACTACGGGTGGCACCCCACGGGCGGCTGGTCTACAGCTACTCCGAACCGCGCTGGAGCCGCGCGCTTAACCGGGCGCTCGGAAACCCGAGCGCACAGGTGCGTATCCGCGACCTCACCACGGCCATCGACCGTGCGGCGCACGACCCCAAGATCAAGGTCCTTGCGCTCGATCTGCGCAACTTCCAGGGCGGTAGCCTGCCGGAGGTCCGCAGCGTCGCCCGCGCGGTTGCACGTTTTCGCCACGCCGGTAAGCCGGTCTACGCCTACGCGTCCAGCTACTCGCAGGGGGACTATCTCATCGCGGCGTCCGCCACGCGTATCTTTCTGAACCCGATGGGAGCGGTCGTGATTGCGGGCTATTCCGATGAACAACTCTATTTCAAGAAGCTGCTCGAACGCGTGGGTGTGCGCGTCTACGCATTCCGGGTAGGGAAATACAAGTCAGCCGTCGAACCGCTAATCCGCGCTAACATGTCCGCTGCCGCCGATGCGGAGAATCGGGCATGGCTGCGCACCTGGTGGAGCACCTACCGGCAGGCGGTCGCGACCACCCGCGGAATCACGCCGGCCCAAGTCGAGTATTACGCGAACCACCTGTCGGCGCTGCTTACGCAGGCCCATGGAGACGCCGCTACACTTGCGCTACAACAGGGACTGGTCTCGACACTTGCTGACTACGACAGCTTCCGCCGGGCGTTGGCCCGAACCGTCACCGGCCGGCCCGCCGCGCAGTTCCCGGAAATCGGCTACCGGCGTTATCTCGCCGCGACCCGGCCGGCGCCAACCGGTGCTATCGCGATCGCCGTCGTGCCCATCGACGGCATGCTCCTGAGCGGGGCCAGCGCCGTCCCCGGGGCGGTGGCCGCAGGTCCCACCGTGGAACAGCTCGACCGTCTGCGCCATGATAAAAACGTGCGCGCCGTGGTATTGCAGGTGAACAGCCCCGGGGGCAGTGTCTATGCCGCGGACGCCATCCGCCGCGCTGTCGTGCACCTGCGCCGCGCCGGCAAACCCGTAGTGGTTTCCATGGGGACACTGGGGGCGTCCGGGGCCTATTGGTTGTCGACGGCCGCGCAGAAAATCTACGCCCACCGCACCACGATCACGGCCGATATTGGGGTCTTCGCGCTCTATCCCGATTTCTCCAGAACGCTCGCCAAGCTCGGTATCGGGGTCTCGGACGTCGCTACCACGCCAACGGCCGGGGCCCTTTCACCATTTCGCCCGATCCGCCCGGAAGTCGCCAAGGAACTCCAGGCCTCCGTTGGCCACATCTACCGTCGCTTCGTCGGTCTGGTGGCACGCGCACGCGGCCTGTCTCCGGCCGAAGTGGATAGTGCCGCGCAGGGGCGCGCGTGGAGCGGCGCCGACGCCTTGCGTTTACGGCTGATCGATCAGATCGGCGGGATTCGGCAGGCGATCGGCAGCGCGGCGCACTTGGCTGACTTGAAACCCGGCAGCTACCATGTCGACTACCTGCCGCGCGCCGGGAGCCCGGGCGTGTCGCAGAGTCTCACCCCGGAACTGACCCAGGCGCTGTTCCGGCGGTCAGGAGAAAATCCGTTCGATGTCCTGCGCACCGTCTCCGCCCCACTCAACCCGGTCGCGCGTCGGCTGCATGATTTGGCCATCCTGCTACGCACACGCCCA
This window harbors:
- a CDS encoding signal peptide peptidase SppA, producing the protein MNRLLLPIRWLGRFLRGLRRAVLDLLTLTVLVIGAIAVFVALHRPGVPGAAVLRVAPHGRLVYSYSEPRWSRALNRALGNPSAQVRIRDLTTAIDRAAHDPKIKVLALDLRNFQGGSLPEVRSVARAVARFRHAGKPVYAYASSYSQGDYLIAASATRIFLNPMGAVVIAGYSDEQLYFKKLLERVGVRVYAFRVGKYKSAVEPLIRANMSAAADAENRAWLRTWWSTYRQAVATTRGITPAQVEYYANHLSALLTQAHGDAATLALQQGLVSTLADYDSFRRALARTVTGRPAAQFPEIGYRRYLAATRPAPTGAIAIAVVPIDGMLLSGASAVPGAVAAGPTVEQLDRLRHDKNVRAVVLQVNSPGGSVYAADAIRRAVVHLRRAGKPVVVSMGTLGASGAYWLSTAAQKIYAHRTTITADIGVFALYPDFSRTLAKLGIGVSDVATTPTAGALSPFRPIRPEVAKELQASVGHIYRRFVGLVARARGLSPAEVDSAAQGRAWSGADALRLRLIDQIGGIRQAIGSAAHLADLKPGSYHVDYLPRAGSPGVSQSLTPELTQALFRRSGENPFDVLRTVSAPLNPVARRLHDLAILLRTRPYGLFAYSLIVPP